In the Limanda limanda chromosome 10, fLimLim1.1, whole genome shotgun sequence genome, one interval contains:
- the yif1a gene encoding protein YIF1A: MDLPHHVYQAPKQRGRAVPPTVLFEDTSSGAPAMRTPGYNMAGPANEMQGDAAGNNLFADPMANAAMMYGSSLANTGKDMVNKEFSRFVSVNKLKYFFAVDTRYVLKKLMILLFPYTHQDWEVRYHRDTPLTPRQDVNAPDLYIPTMAFITYILLTGMALGIQQRFSPEVLGLCASTALVWIIIEVLVMLLSLYLLTVHSDLSTFDLIAYSGYKYVGMIFTVLCGLLFGSDGYYVALAWSSCALMFFIVRSLKMKILPSISHDTMGTGSSTKPQFRLYITVATAVFQPIIIYWLTSHLVR, encoded by the exons ATGGACTTGCCACATCATGTTTACCAAGCAC CTAAACAGAGAGGTCGGGCAGTTCCCCCTACAGTCCTGTTTGAGGACACCAGCTCTGGAGCCCCAGCCATGAGAACTCCGGGGTACAATATGGCAGGACCTGCAAATGAGATGCAAGGAGATGCTGCAGGGAACAACCTGTTTGCCGACCCAATGGCCAACGCTGCAATGATGTACGGTTCCTCCTTAGCCAACACGGGAAAGGATATGGTAAACAAAGAG TTCAGCAGATTCGTGTCTGTGAACAAGCTGAAATACTTCTTTGCCGTTGATACCAGATACGTACTGAAGAAGCTTATGATCCTCCTGTTCCCGTACACACACCAG gACTGGGAAGTTCGATACCATCGGGACACTCCACTGACTCCGAGACAAGATGTTAATGCTCCTGATCTTTACATCCCAA caATGGCTTTCATTACCTACATTTTACTTACTGGAATGGCCCTCGGCATTCAGCAAAG GTTCAGTCCAGAGGTTCTTGGGCTGTGTGCCAGCACTGCCCTCGTGTGGATCATCATCGAGGTGCTGGTGATGCTGCTCAGTTTGTACCTGCTGACGGTGCACAGCGACCTGTCCACCTTCGACCTCATCGCCTACAGTGGATACAAATATGTCGG gaTGATCTTCACAGTGTTGTGTGGCTTACTGTTTGGGAGTGATGGATATTATGTGGCCCTTGCCTGGTCCTCATGTGCCCTTATGTTCTTCATA GTTCGATCTCTGAAAATGAAGATACTTCCCTCTATCTCCCACGACACCATGGGAACTGGATCAAGCACCAAACCCCAGTTCCGCCTTTATATCACTGTGGCCACCGCAGTCTTTCAGCCAATCATTATTTACTGGTTAACCTCTCACTTGGTCAGGTGA
- the cfl1 gene encoding cofilin-1 yields MASGVKVTDDVIAVFNDMKVRKAQANEEEKRKRKKAILFCLSKDLKSIVIDEEQEILQGDVGTKIQDPYSHFVNMLPTNDCRYALYDASFETKETKKEDLVFIFWAPDSAPLKSKMIYASSKDAIKRKFEGIKHEWQVNGLDDLKDRRTLAERLGGSSVVSLEGLPM; encoded by the exons ATG GCCTCTGGTGTAAAAGTCACGGATGATGTTATTGCAGTCTTCAATGATATGAAGGTGCGCAAGGCTCAGGcgaatgaggaggagaagaggaagaggaagaaggccATTTTGTTCTGCCTGAGCAAGGACCTCAAGAGCATTGTTATTGACGAAGAACAAGAAATCCTGCAGGGGGACGTGGGAACAAAAATCCAGGACCCGTATTCGCACTTTGTGAACATGCTGCCCACAAACGACTGCCGCTACGCCCTGTATGATGCGTCCTTTGAGACCAAAGAAACAAAGAAGGAGGACCTGGTCTTTATCTTCTG GGCTCCAGACAGTGCCCCCTTGAAGAGCAAGATGATCTATGCCAGCTCAAAAGATGCTATCAAAAGGAAATTTGAAG GTATTAAGCACGAGTGGCAGGTGAATGGCTTGGACGACCTCAAAGACCGGCGCACCCTGGCAGAAAGGCTTGGCGGTTCGTCAGTAGTCAGTCTGGAAGGATTACCTATGTAA
- the atl3 gene encoding atlastin-3 → MKGEPRPIQIVTVSKDDHSFGLETKALAEILLAPEVRDKHVVVLSVAGAFRKGKSFLLDFMIRYMHRKGDENWLGEDDEPLTGFSWRGGSEPETTGIQLWSEVFLVPKSDGTEVAVLLMDTQGAFDDQSTVKDCATIFALSTMTSSVQIYNLSQNIQEDDLQQLQLFTEYGRLALDEIFQKPFQSLMFLIRDWSFPYEYTYGFKGGNEFLDKRLQVKEAQHEELQTVRDHIHSCFTKISCFLLPHPGLKVATSPSFEGQLRDVAPEFRDQLKSLIPKLLNPDHLAEKEINGNKVTCMGLLEFFKAYIKIYQGEDLPQPKTMLMATAEANNLAAVATAKEQYYKSMEKVCGGDLPYVAPDSLEEKHVFNSREALHSFSSTKKMGGQEFCDKYQTQLENELEEMWQSYGKHNQSKNLFSAFRTPAVLFVLVCLLYIVSGVLLFVGLSTFALVCDCILGVVMMSMLTWAFIRYSGRYGHVGGAIDQAAGVVLEQATVVLNKSRGAIPVDVKKSS, encoded by the exons ATGAAGGGTGAACCACGTCCCATTCAGATCGTCACAGTGTCTAAAGACGACCACTCGTTTGGGTTGGAAACGAAGGCTCTGGCTGAGATTCTGTTGGCTCCAGAGGTGCGAGACAAACATGTGGTGGTGCTGTCGGTGGCCGGAGCCTTCAGGAAAGGAAAGAGCTTCCTGCTGGACTTCATGATCCGTTACATGCACAGGAAG GGGGACGAGAACTGGCTGGGTGAGGATGATGAGCCGCTGACTGGATTCTCCTGGAGAGGCGGATCAGAACCAGAGACGACAGGCATCCAGCTGTGGAGTGAAGTGTTCCTCGTCCCAAAGAGCGACGGAACAGAG GTGGCTGTGCTGTTGATGGACACTCAGGGAGCATTCGATGATCAGTCCACGGTGAAGGACTGTGCCACCATCTTTGCCCTGAGCACCATGACCAGCTCAGTACAG ATCTACAACCTGTCACAGAACATTCAAGAGGACGACCTGCAGCAGCTACAG CTGTTCACAGAGTATGGTCGTCTTGCTTTGGATGAAATCTTCCAGAAACCCTTTCAG tcacTGATGTTTCTTATCAGGGACTGGAGTTTTCCCTATGAGTACACCTACGGGTTTAAAGGAGGCAACGAGTTCCTAGATAAACGTTTGCAG GTTAAGGAGGCCCAACACGAGGAGCTGCAAACCGTGAGGGATCACATACATTCATGCTTCACCAAAatttcctgcttcctgttgcCTCACCCTGGGTTGAAGGTCGCCACCAGCCCCTCATTTGAGGGACAACTTCGCG ATGTGGCGCCAGAGTTCCGAGATCAGCTGAAGAGTCTGATTCCTAAACTGCTGAATCCAGATCATCTGGCTGAGAAAGAGATAAACGGAAACAAGGTCACCTGCATGGGCCTGCTCGAGTTCTTCAAG GCTTACATCAAGATTTACCAGGGTGAAGATTTACCACAGCCAAAGACGATGCTCATG GCTACAGCAGAGGCCAACAACCTGGCAGCTGTAGCCACAGCCAAAGAGCAGTATTACAAGAGCATGGAGAAG GTGTGTGGGGGAGACCTGCCCTATGTGGCTCCTGATTCTCTGGAGGAAAAGCATGTGTTTAACTCCAGAGAGGCTCTTCATTCCTTCTCATCCACTAAGAAAATGGGCGGACAGGAGTTCTGCGATAAATACCAGACACAGCTGGAAaatgagctggaggagatgtGGCAGTCTTACGGCAAACACAATCAG tCCAAAAATCTCTTTAGTGCCTTCCGGACGCCTGCAGTGCTGTTTGTCCTGGTGTGCCTCCTCTACATAGTGTCGGGTGTGCTTCTCTTTGTTGGCCTGTCTACCTTCGCTTTGGTGTGTGACTGTATTCTGGGTGTGGTCATGATGTCCATGCTGACGTGGGCCTTCATCCGCTACTCTGGTCGGTACGGGCATGTGGGCGGAGCCATCGACCAGGCTGCAGGTGTCGTTCTGGAGCAG GCGACCGTGGTGTTGAACAAGTCGAGGGGGGCGATTCCTGTCGACGTGAAGAAATCCAGTTAG
- the si:ch211-145o7.3 gene encoding forkhead box protein N2 yields the protein MENSFQTLSPSSLCPTTFGGSLCPTTFGESLTFSSSPLQTTCSDRISLPLSPISFPPSPISLSPATAESIFSSSPFSQCTASQCLELQNTEGLSPTNICDQDDLTCLNWLHQRGNLLPLQPLPKMTPLPQLEASTPTHPPPASSKPPYSFSSLIFMAIEDSPDKRLPVKDIYEWIVNNFPYYRTATGGWRNSVRHNLSLSKSFCRIQRDKNQSVGKGSLWCVCPEYRPALLEVLRKTHSYHSTNSNLLNKPALLEGADYVVPAVCDNIEISDPLCHTLLLSMPSPPTLTTDDPNFGENPSCPLTPDHEELVMLESMEYQHEEICEEMEKDPLSDSGYIELHYYQSQQFQYLVLPGDTELDLETVEILQLDAEAQEAAGSLLDLAGGVY from the exons atggagaataGCTTTCAAACCCTTTCACCCTCATCCCTGTGTCCCACCACCTTTGGAGGGTCCCTGTGTCCCACCACCTTTGGAGAGTCCCtgactttctcctcctcgccgCTGCAGACCACCTGCAGCGACCGTATTTCGCTCCCACTTTCACCCATTTCTTTCCCCCCGTCCCCCATCTCACTTTCTCCAGCGACAGCGGagtccatcttctcctcctcccctttctcACAGTGCACAGCCTCTCAGTGCCTTGAACTACAAAACACAGAGGGCCTCAGCCCTACAAACATATGTGACCAGGATGACCTGACCTGCCTGAACTGGCTGCATCAGAGAGGCAACCTGCTGCCACTGCAGCCTCTTCCCAAAATGACACCACTGCCTCAGCTAGAAGCCTCCACACCTACCCACCCTCCTCCTGCCTCATCCAAGCCACCATACTCCTTCAGTAGTCTGATTTTCATGGCAATAGAAGACTCGCCAGACAAGAGACTTCCAGTAAAGGACATCTACGAATGGATTGTAAACAATTTCCCCTACTACAGGACAGCCACTGGAGGCTGGAGGAACTCCGTTAGACACAACCTGTCGCTGAGCAAGAGCTTCTGTCGCATTCAGAGGGACAAGAACCAG TCCGTGGGAAAGGGATCGCTGTGGTGTGTTTGTCCAGAGTATCGGCCGGCGCTCCTCGAGGTGCTTAGGAAGACCCACAGTTATCACAGCACTAACAGCAATCTGCTAAACAAGCCTGCACT GTTGGAAGGAGCTGACTATGTGGTGCCTGCAGTCTGTGACAATATTGAAATCTCAG atcCTCTTTGTCACACGCTCCTCCTCTCCATGCCCTCTCCCCCAACCCTGACCACTGATGATCCAAATTTTGGTGAAAACCCATCGTGCCCTTTGACACCAGATCACGAGGAGCTTGTCATGTTGGAGTCGATGGAATACCAGCATGAGGAGATCTGCGAGGAGATGGAAAAGGACCCCCTGTCCGACAGTGGCTACATCGAGTTACACTACTACCAGTCTCAACAGTTCCAGTACCTGGTGCTGCCTGGGGACACCGAGCTGGACCTGGAGACAGTGGAGATCCTTCAGCTGGATGCAGAGGCCCAGGAGGCCGCTGGCTCACTGCTGGACCTGGCTGGTGGTGTATATTAA
- the ccdc85b gene encoding coiled-coil domain-containing protein 85B — MGSEGEIINRELSKMSDEDLLACSKEELVSRLRKEESEKISALIQRGRLIKEVNKQLQGHLLEIRELKTINQRLQEENVELRDLCCFLDDDRLKVKKLAREWQLFGHHAAKVMREDLGGYLKKLADLERMQDGLVKENLDLKELCLVLEEECVSRSDSSPGGSTELNLPCMVARDLGDGSSSTGSVGSPDQLHLVCSPDD; from the coding sequence ATGGGCAGCGAGGGGGAGATCATAAACAGAGAGCTGTCAAAGATGTCTGACGAGGATTTGCTGGCTTGCTCCAAAGAGGAGCTGGTGAGCCGGCTGCGTAAAGAGGAGTCCGAGAAGATCTCCGCGCTCATCCAGCGAGGCCGGCTGATcaaggaggtaaataaacagctgCAGGGACACCTCCTGGAGATCAGGGAACTCAAAACCATCAAccagcggctgcaggaggagaacgtGGAGCTGCGGGACCTGTGCTGCTTCCTGGACGACGACCGGCTGAAGGTGAAGAAGCTGGCCCGGGAGTGGCAGCTGTTCGGGCACCACGCCGCCAAGGTGATGCGGGAGGACCTGGGCGGCTACTTGAAGAAGCTGGCCGACCTGGAGCGCATGCAGGACGGCCTGGTGAAGGAGAACCTGGACCTGAAGGAGCTGTGcctggtgctggaggaggagtgtgtcAGCAGGAGCGACTCCAGCCCCGGCGGCTCCACGGAGCTCAACCTGCCGTGCATGGTGGCCCGGGACCTGGGGGACGGGAGCTCCAGCACGGGCAGCGTGGGGAGCCCGGACCAGCTCCACCTGGTGTGCTCCCCGGACGACTGA
- the fosl1a gene encoding fos-related antigen 1a produces the protein MYRNFGNEGRGNPPYTSESNTGSPGGSSTSTTQEQKYVMAGSGQFVPSLNAITTSQDLQWLVQPALMHPPGPSRSPVPPYPTLSGARPLGPLHSLSHQFRPGVIRAAANPMASTRRRNDEHLSQEEVERRRIRRERNKQAAAKCRNRRRELTDTLQSETDQLEDEKSVLQKEIAELEKQKEKLELVLEAHRPICKIESSDSDSEPGPSVSSLLGIKIEPKDFSRPVSQFSMKMDRPKPKITIPTRPATSSASAVVTESESLHTPVLTSTPSLTPFTAAMVFTYPSASIDPNASTTSHAASLQGNVRPSHAPQTCGVAHRRSSSSGDQSDHSLHSPTIITL, from the exons ATGTATCGAAACTTTGGGAACGAGGGACGAGGCAACCCGCCGTACACATCAGAGTCCAACACCGGATCCCCGGGAGGCAGCAGCACGTCCACCACACAGGAGCAG AAGTATGTCATGGCAGGCAGCGGTCAGTTCGTCCCAAGCCTCAATGCCATCACAACCAGCCAGGACCTCCAGTGGCTGGTCCAGCCCGCCCTCATGCATCCACCGGGCCCTTCAAGATCACCAGTGCCCCCTTACCCAACCCTGTCGGGGGCACGGCCCCTGGGTCCACTACACTCCCTGTCCCACCAGTTCAGGCCGGGCGTGATCAGAGCTGCTGCCAACCCCATGGCTTCAACCAGGCGCAGGAACGATGAACAT TTGTCCcaggaagaggtggagagacGCAGAATAAGAAGGGAGCGGAATAAACAGGCTGCGGCAAAATGTCGCAATCGCCGACGGGAGCTCACGGACACGCTGCAAAGT gagacTGACCAGCTGGAAGATGAAAAGTCTGTTTTACAGAAGGAAATTGCTGAATTagaaaagcagaaagaaaagctTGAGCTGGTACTAGAAGCTCACCGTCCCATCTGTAAAATAGAGTCCTCTGATTCCGATTCTGAACCGGGTCCATCAGTTTCCTCTTTGTTAGGCATCAAAATAGAGCCAAAAGACTTCAGCAGACCTGTATCTCAATTTTCAATGAAGATGGACAGACCCAAACCAAAGATAACCATCCCGACCAGGCCGGCCACATCCTCTGCCTCTGCTGTCGTCACTGAATCCGAATCCCTCCACACCCCGGTTCTCACATCTACTCCCTCACTTACACCATTCACAGCAGCGATGGTCTTCACCTATCCCTCTGCCTCCATAGACCCCAACGCCTCCACCACCTCCCATGCTGCATCACTTCAAGGAAATGTCCGTCCCTCTCATGCCCCGCAGACCTGTGGGGTAGCTCATCGTcgtagcagcagcagcggcgacCAATCGGATCACTCCCTGCACTCGCCGACCATCATCACACTGTGA